The following are encoded together in the Glycine max cultivar Williams 82 chromosome 8, Glycine_max_v4.0, whole genome shotgun sequence genome:
- the LOC100800512 gene encoding transmembrane protein 234 homolog, with translation MEKMIAVGIVWGATNAIMRRGALLWDEALKSSAKPNPHSTLCQKMRISLGNWVKLLSIWQYSIPFLINLSASATFFAILSDAPLSLAVPVTNATTFAATAVFGILLGERTHLPRAFFDKTIQHYSVHRESTRMDESPRT, from the exons ATGGAGAAGATGATCGCAGTGGGTATAGTGTGGGGCGCCACCAACGCTATCATGCGCCGGGGTGCGCTACTCTGGGACGAAGCTCTCAAATCCTCCGCAAAGCCAAATCCGCACTCAACTCTGTGCCAAAAGATGCGCATCTCCCTCGGAAACTGGGTGAAGCTTCTCTCCATTTGGCAATACTCGATCCCTTTCCTCATCAACCTCTCTGCCTCCGCCACTTTCTTCGCCATCCTCTCCGACGCCCCGCTCTCCCTCGCCGTCCCCGTCACCAACGCCACCACCTTCGCCGCCACCGCCGTCTTCGGCATCCTCCTCGGCGAGCGCACCCACCTCCCCCGTGCTTTCTTCG ATAAGACAATTCAGCATTATTCAGTACATCGTGAGTCAACAAGAATGGACGAATCACCAAGAACGTGA
- the LOC102664743 gene encoding probable xyloglucan endotransglucosylase/hydrolase protein 26, translating into RQHQPRINRPIFQHHRTANTDKRLFIGVSKSKFEKMWVALLIFALAPNIIQVDANISKSMHLTWGVRHASILGEDLHLVLDKTSGSAAQSKRSFLFGSIEMLIKLVPGNSAGTVTAYYLSSAGSQHDEIDFEFLGNSTGQPYTVHTNIYTQGKGSREQQFFLWFDPTADFHNYTIHWNPTAIVWYVDSVPIRVFRNHEKEGIAYPNKQGMRVYTTLWNADDWATRGGLVKTDWHSAPFTARFHHFRARACKSGGARSTNQCASNVPANWWTSRRYKQLSHSQIGQLNWVRNNYMIYDYCTDTKRFNGQIPPECFKPQF; encoded by the exons AGACAGCACCAACCAAGGATAAATCGTCCAATTTTTCAACATCATAGAACGGCAAACACAGACAAAAGGTTGTTTATAGGAGTTAGTAagtccaaatttgaaaaaatgtggGTAGCTTTGTTAATCTTTGCACTCGCACCCAACATTATCCAAGTGGATGCCAACATTTCCAAGAGCATGCACCTCACTTGGGGTGTTCGGCATGCTTCAATTCTGGGTGAAGACCTTCATCTTGTGTTGGATAAAACCTCAG GATCAGCTGCTCAATCAAAGAGATCATTCTTATTTGGAAGCATTGAAATGCTAATCAAGCTGGTACCTGGTAATTCTGCTGGAACAGTTACAGCCTACTAT TTATCCTCTGCAGGAAGCCAGCATGACGAGATAGATTTTGAATTCTTAGGCAACAGTACAGGACAGCCATACACTGTCCACACTAACATATACACACAAGGAAAAGGAAGCAGAGAGCAACAATTTTTCCTCTGGTTTGACCCAACTGCTGATTTTCACAATTACACCATTCACTGGAATCCCACAGCAATTGT ATGGTATGTTGATAGTGTGCCAATTCGGGTTTTCCGAAACCATGAAAAAGAGGGCATTGCTTACCCAAACAAGCAAGGAATGAGGGTTTACACCACCCTATGGAACGCAGACGACTGGGCAACCAGAGGCGGCCTTGTTAAGACGGACTGGCACAGCGCACCATTCACTGCCAGATTCCACCATTTCAGAGCAAGGGCTTGCAAGTCGGGCGGAGCAAGGAGCACCAATCAATGTGCCTCCAATGTCCCTGCAAATTGGTGGACTTCCCGGAGATACAAGCAGCTGAGTCACTCCCAGATCGGACAGCTAAATTGGGTCAGAAATAATTACATGATCTATGACTACTGCACAGATACCAAAAGATTCAACGGACAAATCCCTCCGGAATGCTTTAAACCACAATTCTAG
- the LOC100800342 gene encoding casein kinase 1-like protein 3: MERIVGGKYKLGRKIGSGSFGEIYLATHIDTFEIVAVKIENSKTKHPQLLYEAKLYNILQGGSGIPNIKWSGIDGEDNVLVIDLLGPSLEDLFVYCGRKFSLKTVLLLADQMITRIEYVHSKGFLHRDIKPDNFLMGLGRKANQVYIIDFGLAKRYRDSTTNRHIPYRENKNLTGTARYASCNTHLGIEQSRRDDLESLGYVLLYFLRGSLPWQGLKAATKKQKYDKICQKKLSTPIEVLCKSHPVEFASYFHYCHSLTFDQRPDYGFLKRLFRDLFAREGYDFDYVFDWTILKYQQSQKNVMLPPLSPVPGASNSRATPIDVDSHQGLNAYSGHVKERIRAGDATGSGVKIQFKSPVGKNLSYENPLDKNIFGEANIPSTSFSPASTSKRNSLKQSLSAEASNPGHAQGSKMGPSSSWMSSLQRMSSAK, translated from the exons ATGGAACGCATCGTTGGCGGCAAGTACAAGCTCGGGCGCAAGATCGGAAGTGGATCCTTCGGCGAAATCTACCTCG CGACGCATATTGATACCTTCGAGATCGTCGCCGTCAAGATC GAGAATAGTAAAACAAAACATCCCCAACTGCTTTACGAGGCAAAGCTCTACAATATTCTTCAAGGAGGAA GTGGCATTCCTAACATAAAATGGTCCGGCATAGATGGGGAGGATAATGTGCTTGTTATTGACTTGCTTGGGCCGAGTCTTGAGGATCTCTTTGTGTATTGTGGAAGGAAGTTTTCATTGAAGACTGTATTATTGTTGGCTGATCAAATG atcACTAGAATAGAATATGTGCATTCTAAAGGATTTTTACACAGGGATATTAAACCGGATAACTTTCTCATGGGACTTGGTCGAAAGGCCAACCAG GTTTACATAATTGATTTTGGGCTTGCAAAACGATATCGGGATTCCACTACTAATCGCCACATCCCTTACAG GGAGAACAAAAACTTAACAGGTACTGCTCGATATGCAAGTTGTAATACTCATCTTGGGATTG aGCAAAGTCGACGGGATGATTTGGAATCACTAGGATATGTACTTCTGTACTTCCTAAGAGGAAG CCTTCCTTGGCAAGGTCTAAAGGCTGCTACAAAGAAACAAAAGTATGATAAAATATGCCAGAAGAAATTATCAACTCCTATTGAG GTACTATGCAAATCTCATCCTGTAGAGTTTGCCTCGTACTTCCATTACTGCCACTCTTTGACATTTGATCAGCGACCTGATTATGGATTCTTGAAGCGCCTATTTCGGGACCTATTTGCTCGAGAAG gttatgattttgattatgtATTTGATTGGACCATTTTGAAGTACCAGCAATCTCAAAAGAATGTAATGCTCCCTCCATTATCT CCAGTTCCAGGAGCAAGTAACAGTCGTGCAACTCCAATCGATGTTGACAGCCATCAAG GTCTTAATGCATATTCAGGGCATGTTAAAGAGCGTATTAGAGCTGGTGATGCTACTGGTTCTGGTGTTAAAATTCAGTTTAAATCACCAGTGGGTAAAAATTTGAGTTATGAGAATCCACTTGACAAAAAT ATTTTTGGAGAAGCAAATATACCCTCTACTTCATTTTCTCCTGCTAGTACTTCAAAAAGGAACTCCTTAAAGCAATCCTTGTCTGCTGAAGCTTCCAACCCTGGACATGCACAAGGCAGTAAAATGGGCCCTTCAAGTAGCTGGATGTCATCTCTGCAGCGCATGTCTTCTGCTAAATGA